Proteins co-encoded in one Nonlabens agnitus genomic window:
- a CDS encoding tRNA pseudouridine synthase A translates to MFRKERHFYIIKLQYLGFRFHGWQKQPDLPTVERMVQRTLRFVLDHSNFKVLAAGRTDARVSVNETAIELFLDDDPIVDLDVFLKEFNLNLPSDIRALSIEPTTADFNIINAPKLKEYIYLFSHGEKFHPFCAPLMVYMKTELDIELMKKAAQLFVGEKDFWSYTYKPTTGTTTTSVVESCYIEENNLFTANFFPEESFCFRVGGKGFKRHQVRLMMGALFDLGMGKMSWTEFEQTLDGSNQIHLSHIAPSSGLILFRTELTQ, encoded by the coding sequence ATGTTCAGAAAAGAAAGACATTTTTACATTATAAAGCTACAGTACCTAGGCTTCCGGTTTCATGGTTGGCAAAAGCAGCCGGATCTTCCTACCGTAGAACGTATGGTGCAGCGCACGTTGCGATTTGTTCTTGATCATTCCAATTTTAAAGTGCTTGCTGCAGGTAGAACAGATGCTCGAGTGTCCGTCAATGAAACGGCGATTGAATTGTTTCTTGATGACGATCCCATTGTAGATCTTGATGTCTTTCTAAAAGAATTCAACCTCAACCTGCCTAGTGACATTAGAGCATTGAGCATTGAGCCTACCACAGCAGACTTTAATATCATCAACGCGCCCAAGCTCAAGGAGTACATTTATCTTTTCTCGCATGGCGAGAAATTCCATCCTTTTTGTGCGCCGCTTATGGTGTACATGAAAACAGAACTTGACATTGAGCTCATGAAAAAAGCAGCGCAACTGTTTGTGGGCGAGAAGGATTTCTGGTCCTATACCTATAAACCTACTACGGGAACCACTACGACCAGCGTGGTAGAAAGCTGTTATATCGAAGAAAACAATCTCTTTACAGCAAACTTTTTCCCTGAGGAGAGTTTCTGCTTTCGCGTAGGCGGTAAAGGTTTCAAACGCCACCAGGTGCGACTCATGATGGGAGCACTTTTTGATCTGGGAATGGGAAAAATGAGTTGGACCGAATTTGAGCAAACGCTCGATGGCTCCAATCAGATTCATTTATCGCACATTGCTCCCAGCAGCGGGCTGATACTTTTTAGAACGGAATTAACACAGTAA
- a CDS encoding DUF2911 domain-containing protein, with protein MKNILLAAAAMAITFTATAQEFAELDKSPMDAAYYPAQATKRAFAKTDEQKAALQPQIRVLYSRPSLNGRNVFTATDEKGSGITKYGSKWRLGANESTEIMLMQNAVIGGKNLMAGRYTVVVVPQENEWTVHINSENDGWGNFSHKNDMDIVTTTIPVTTDSESLENLSIALYSPNNDNVVHMKMGWGTYRAELPITIEQW; from the coding sequence ATGAAAAACATACTTTTAGCCGCAGCTGCCATGGCGATCACTTTTACAGCAACCGCTCAGGAATTTGCTGAATTGGACAAGAGCCCGATGGATGCCGCTTATTATCCAGCACAAGCTACAAAGCGCGCTTTCGCGAAAACGGACGAGCAAAAAGCAGCCCTGCAACCACAAATCAGAGTGCTGTACAGCAGACCTAGTCTTAACGGTCGTAACGTATTCACGGCAACTGACGAGAAAGGTTCTGGTATAACAAAATATGGATCCAAATGGAGACTAGGCGCTAACGAGAGTACTGAGATCATGCTGATGCAGAATGCCGTAATCGGAGGAAAAAACCTTATGGCAGGCCGTTACACTGTGGTTGTGGTACCTCAAGAAAATGAGTGGACCGTACACATCAATAGTGAGAATGACGGTTGGGGAAACTTCAGCCATAAAAACGATATGGATATCGTGACCACAACCATTCCCGTAACTACAGATTCAGAAAGTCTCGAGAATTTGAGTATTGCCTTGTATTCTCCTAACAACGACAATGTTGTACATATGAAAATGGGTTGGGGAACTTATAGAGCTGAGTTGCCTATTACGATCGAACAATGGTAA
- a CDS encoding head GIN domain-containing protein, with protein MKEVRSSDLGVGSSSRQESRIKNSEFRIDFWNLEFGIWNFIKPLEKLSILSLLAVLIVTTLSCDSEEGLNCTQTAGDIQSFEVEVEPFDKVVIFERMGATFKQGPVQRVVVTTGENLFNDIDVKVIDGQLQIVNNNGCNVIRDYGITQIEITSPNLTEIRTSTGEDIKSEGVLNYPNLTLLSEDASVEEDFYNTDGDMRLELDTQNLTIVSNNLSYFYLSGTVENADITFLEGDGRIYAEDLEIQNARIFHRGTSEWRMDVKQNIAGTINGYGDVILKTRPTTVNVDVTWRGRIIYLNE; from the coding sequence ATGAAGGAAGTTAGGAGTTCAGATTTAGGAGTTGGGAGTTCAAGCCGTCAAGAATCAAGAATCAAGAATTCAGAATTCCGTATTGATTTTTGGAATTTGGAATTTGGAATTTGGAATTTTATAAAGCCATTAGAAAAACTTTCTATTCTATCGCTACTTGCAGTATTAATCGTGACCACACTCTCTTGCGATTCAGAAGAAGGCCTTAATTGCACTCAAACCGCTGGCGACATTCAAAGTTTTGAAGTAGAAGTAGAGCCTTTTGACAAGGTGGTCATTTTTGAGCGCATGGGCGCCACCTTCAAACAAGGTCCTGTTCAAAGAGTAGTGGTGACTACCGGCGAAAACCTATTCAATGACATAGATGTCAAGGTGATTGACGGGCAGCTGCAAATTGTCAATAACAACGGTTGTAATGTGATCAGAGATTATGGGATCACTCAAATTGAAATAACATCACCTAATCTTACCGAAATCAGAACCAGTACCGGCGAGGACATTAAAAGTGAAGGCGTTCTCAATTATCCCAACCTAACATTGCTTTCTGAAGACGCCAGCGTTGAGGAAGATTTTTATAATACAGATGGCGACATGCGTCTGGAACTCGACACGCAAAATCTCACGATCGTTTCCAACAACTTGAGTTATTTCTATCTAAGCGGCACCGTTGAAAATGCAGATATCACCTTCCTAGAAGGCGATGGCAGAATCTATGCTGAAGACTTAGAAATTCAAAACGCCCGGATTTTCCATAGAGGAACTTCAGAATGGCGCATGGACGTAAAACAAAACATCGCCGGTACCATCAATGGCTACGGCGATGTGATATTAAAAACCAGACCTACAACGGTCAACGTTGATGTGACTTGGCGTGGAAGGATAATTTACTTGAATGAGTAA